The Aedes aegypti strain LVP_AGWG chromosome 3, AaegL5.0 Primary Assembly, whole genome shotgun sequence genome contains a region encoding:
- the LOC5567307 gene encoding DNA-directed RNA polymerase II subunit RPB1: protein MIKFSVISILVVAGAVIAEPPISAGYSYSSGGHSHGDHGDSDGGYVSVSPGHQSSEGLHVDPHLLHKVKEVLLEHENTGSSSFGGHSSHGISVPSTSYGVPSSSYGAPSHSYGPPSPVYGVPSFGGHSSRVTGIELGHVRQGVQVAQYYKAQHAPSYSSHSYSAPSYSSHSVPSFSSHSYSAPSSSYGAPSFSPSHSYSAPSISSQSHSYSAPSLSSHSQSYSAPSFSSQSHSSHASFSLPSSTYGAPSFSSGSSHHRVPSTVYGAPSHSISSFRPPAPVYHAPASSYHAPAPVYSAPRPVYGVPHHH, encoded by the coding sequence ATTTCCATTCTTGTGGTGGCAGGAGCTGTCATTGCGGAACCTCCAATCAGTGCGGGCTATTCCTACTCCAGTGGCGGCCACAGCCATGGCGATCACGGTGACTCCGATGGTGGCTACGTTTCAGTTAGCCCAGGACATCAATCCTCCGAAGGGCTCCATGTGGATCCCCATCTGCTGCACAAGGTGAAGGAAGTGCTGTTGGAACATGAAAACACTGGCTCATCTTCCTTCGGAGGACATTCATCCCATGGCATCTCGGTACCATCAACCTCGTACGGCGTACCGTCGTCATCCTATGGAGCACCATCCCACTCATACGGCCCACCATCCCCAGTCTACGGTGTCCCATCGTTCGGTGGACATTCTTCTCGCGTGACTGGAATCGAGCTTGGCCATGTCCGTCAGGGAGTTCAGGTCGCCCAATACTACAAGGCACAGCATGCCCCATCTTACTCCTCCCACTCGTACTCTGCTCCTTCCTACTCCTCGCATTCAGTTCCATCGTTCTCGTCTCATTCTTACTCTGCTCCTTCATCCTCCTACGGTGCACCATCCTTCAGTCCATCTCACTCTTACTCTGCCCCATCTATTTCGTCTCAATCTCACTCTTACTCTGCACCATCTTTATCGTCCCATTCTCAATCTTACTCTGCACCATCTTTCTCGTCTCAATCCCACTCTTCGCATGCCTCTTTCTCCCTCCCATCCTCCACCTATGGTGCACCATCCTTCAGCAGTGGAAGCAGCCACCACCGCGTTCCATCTACTGTCTATGGTGCTCCTTCTCATTCCATTAGCTCTTTCCGCCCACCAGCACCAGTCTATCATGCTCCGGCTTCCAGTTATCACGCACCTGCACCAGTTTACTCTGCACCACGACCAGTCTACGGAGTTCCACACCACCACTAA